The Candidatus Omnitrophota bacterium genome window below encodes:
- a CDS encoding flavodoxin family protein — protein MHVLGISGSPKKKGFTNLLLDEALDGARAAGAQTDKIILNDLSFKPCQECWGCKDTGVCVHNDDMKMVYQKIKDADHIIIASPIYFSTITAQLKMMIDRCNSLWMARRKEGGNIPSKTGRNGAFICVAGEDKKEYLKNAKSVLKALFATIGIVYSKELFVGGIDKMTESSPKRKDALLKSYELGASIVQFPSRGRLE, from the coding sequence ATGCATGTCCTCGGAATAAGCGGCAGCCCAAAGAAAAAAGGATTTACCAACCTTCTATTAGACGAAGCTTTAGATGGCGCCAGGGCAGCCGGCGCGCAAACCGATAAAATAATATTAAATGACCTTTCTTTTAAACCATGCCAGGAATGCTGGGGGTGTAAAGATACCGGCGTGTGTGTGCATAATGATGACATGAAGATGGTATACCAGAAGATCAAGGATGCCGATCACATAATAATAGCCTCGCCCATATATTTTAGTACGATAACGGCCCAACTTAAAATGATGATAGACAGGTGCAACAGTCTTTGGATGGCCCGACGCAAGGAAGGCGGCAATATACCTTCAAAGACCGGCAGGAATGGCGCCTTCATATGCGTGGCAGGTGAGGATAAGAAAGAATATTTAAAGAACGCGAAAAGCGTTCTAAAAGCGCTATTTGCAACTATCGGAATAGTATATTCAAAAGAACTTTTTGTTGGTGGGATAGACAAAATGACAGAAAGCTCCCCCAAAAGGAAAGACGCACTCCTAAAATCCTACGAACTCGGCGCATCCATTGTCCAATTTCCCAGTCGAGGTAGATTAGAATAG
- the lpxA gene encoding acyl-ACP--UDP-N-acetylglucosamine O-acyltransferase, translated as MTKISELAVISKSAKIAEGVEIGPYAIIEDDVFIDQNVKIWPHAHICSGTTIADGSQVHMGAVVGHLPQDLTFDVNKKTQTKIGKHTVIREYATIHRATKEGECTTIGDNCYLMAVSHVGHDCHVGNNVILANGALLAGHVEVGDSSFISGNVVVHQFCRIGNYVIVGGFSGINMDVPPYLLVRGPSVVRGVNLIGLRRAKFGRDTIHKIMEAFKLLCKSNLNTTQAIDEIKKLGPSKELDYFMDFIRGSKRGICKYKYSDSEYFE; from the coding sequence ATGACCAAGATAAGTGAGCTTGCCGTAATAAGTAAATCGGCTAAAATTGCCGAAGGCGTAGAGATAGGCCCTTATGCGATTATAGAGGATGATGTTTTTATAGATCAAAACGTGAAGATATGGCCGCATGCTCACATCTGCAGCGGTACGACCATAGCCGATGGCTCCCAGGTTCATATGGGCGCCGTGGTTGGGCATCTGCCGCAGGATCTTACGTTCGATGTAAATAAAAAGACGCAGACGAAGATAGGCAAGCATACAGTAATAAGAGAGTATGCCACAATACATCGCGCCACAAAAGAAGGCGAATGCACAACAATAGGGGACAATTGCTATCTTATGGCCGTTTCTCATGTAGGCCATGACTGCCATGTAGGCAACAACGTGATACTTGCCAATGGCGCGCTTCTTGCCGGCCACGTCGAAGTTGGCGACAGTTCATTTATTTCCGGCAACGTGGTGGTCCATCAATTCTGCCGCATAGGCAATTATGTAATAGTCGGCGGATTTTCCGGCATAAATATGGACGTGCCTCCATATTTGCTTGTAAGAGGCCCATCGGTGGTCAGAGGCGTTAATCTTATTGGGCTGCGCCGGGCAAAGTTTGGACGTGATACGATTCACAAGATAATGGAAGCATTCAAATTGCTTTGTAAATCAAATCTTAATACCACTCAGGCAATAGACGAAATAAAAAAACTCGGACCCTCAAAAGAGCTCGACTATTTTATGGATTTTATACGCGGGTCTAAGAGAGGCATCTGTAAATACAAATACAGCGATAGCGAATATTTTGAATGA